From Sphingobacterium bambusae:
ATGCTGCTAGCAGTAGTGTCTGTTTCATTGTTTAGTGGTTTAGTTAGTGTAATTTGTTTGCTTAACCTGATATTATATCATTATAAATGATTTTAATGGTTAATGTTTACATATTTAACTTAAAAAAATGACAAATGCAATATTTTTAAAAGCTTTTTATGTTAAAATTTCATTTTTTAAATGGTTTTATTGTGTTTATTTCATAAAAAATATAAAATTTTTTCATCTTTGAAAGCCTTACGAAATGCAAAATCGTAGGGTTCTCTCCATATCTCTCGCCAAGGTTGAATTTTTAGTGGAGTCGAAAAGCATTTGAACGATTTGTTGTTGTAAATCGTCAACAGAAAGTGAACATTGTTTACCGTGAGCTGACGCGCCAATTTACGCGCTAGTTTTATGGGAATTTTTGAAAAAACCGATATGTCGTAAAAAACAAAAAGCCTGCAAACGTTGTGTTTGCAGGCTTTTGTATGTTTTGACTTTGATTTCTGTAGCCCGTAGGGGAATCGAACCCCTGTTTCAAGAATGAAAATCTTGCGTCCTAACCCCTAGACGAACGGGCCTTTTTGTGTTTCGGTGTGCAAATATAGAAAGGATAATCTATTATCCAAAATAATTTTTAAAAAAAGTATAATTTAAAAAAATAAGGTATTTTTAGGCTACACAAACGACTGAACACATCCATAAACATGAAAATAAAAAATAAAATATGCACAACAATCGCTTCGCTGTGTTTTGCGGGTGTTGGTTGTGCTGCTTACGGTCAGGTTGCGCAATCCCCAATATCGCTGCACTGGCGTAAAGCCGCATCCTACAATGGAAAGGATAATCTGGAGCTGAACTTGGTATTAAAGAACACAGGAACGCAGGTTGTTGATCTGAAAAATGCAGACCTTTGGTTCAACGCAATATTTCCCATTGACGAGCGCCAGGCAACCAGCTATACGCTGAGTGATGAAAACGGAAACCTGTTCCGCATCCGCTTCGCGGACAATGTGCAGATACAACCGCAGGATTCCCTGCAACTTTCCTATGCGTCGAAGTATCCCATCTTGAACGTGTCTAATGTGCCCAATGGCTTCTATTTGCAGGATCGATCCAATCCGGATGTCGTGAGTCCGCTATCGTTGCATGCCACGGCAATTAAACCGGATGCGAACGAACAAACGCTATATTGGGCTAAGTTGTATGATAAGAACGCATCCCGTCAGGTATCCACAGCGCGCAAACCGGTGTTGCCTACGCCTAAATCGATCAAGGAGCAGCAGGGGCAGCTTGTGTTAGAGGGGGCAATTTCCTACTGGGTGGATCCGGCTTTCCAGTCGGAGATGAGCAATCTGCAGACATTCGCAACCATGTTTGGGCAGCTTACTTTCATTGGCGCTGAAGAGAAAAAGGCCAAGGTTCAAGTGAAAAAAGCTACGGGCTATGGTAAAGAAGCATATGCACTACGCGTGAACAAGGATGGCGTGCTGATCGAAGCCAGTGAAGGGGCAGGGGTATTTTATGCCCTACAATCGCTACGTTCCCTTATTGCACCCAAGGCGTTTGATAGCGGTGCCTTAACGCTACCTTTGGTCGATATCAAAGATGAACCGCGTTATGCCTATCGGGGATTTATGTTGGATATCTCCCGTAACTTTAAGGATAAGGCCACCATATTAAAGTACATCGACCTCCTATCGCATTATAAGATTAATACGTTTCATTTTCATTTTATCGATGATGAAGGTTGGCGTATAGAAATCGCTGCATTGCCCGAATTAACCGCGGTAGGAGCCAATCGTACTGCCGCATTCGGTATCACAGGAAGCGGTATTCAACCTTCGTATGGTTCTGGTTCAGGTGCTACATCCGGACATTTTCTATCCCGCCAGGATTTTATCGAAATTCTTCGTTACGCTAATCAAAGGCACATCACGGTGGTGCCCGAGATCGAAACACCAGGGCATGCCCGTGCCTCGATCAAGGCGATGGAAGCGCGCTACCAGAGTTTCTTGGCAAAAGGAGACAGGAAAGAGGCCGAGAAGTATCTATTGCACGATTTTGAAGATCAATCCGTATACAGCTCGGCCCAATACTGGAACGACAATGTGATGAACGTGGCGCTACCTTCCGTATATACTTTTATTGGCGTCGTGTTGGATGAATTTAAAAGCATGTATGCCGCAGCAGGGCTGACACTTCAGAAGGTCTCCCTAGGCGGTGATGAGGTGCCTAACGGCTCTTGGGAGAAATCGCCTAAGATTAAACAATTGATGGACAGTACGGGCATGAAATCGGTGTATGAAGTCTGGCCTTACTACATTGCGAAAGTAAATAAGCTTTGCCAAGAAAAAGGATTGCAGCTTGCGGGATGGGAAGAGATGGGTATGGTGAACAAGGGCAAGGGCATGGAAGTGAACCAAGAACTAGCCTCGGCCAATATACAATTGGATGTGTGGAACAACCTGGTTGGCGGAGGGCAGGAAGATTTGGCTTATCGACTGGCCAACGCGGGCTACCCCACGGTTTACATCAGTGCAAACAACAATTATTTTGATATGGCGTGGGATACGAATTTTGAGGAACCCGGACTCAAATGGGCTTCTTATGCCGATCTGTATCAGTCGTACACCTTTTTGCCAGAAAATTTCTTTGCATCCATTGGGCATAGTGTAAATGGTGCTAAATTCGAGAAAGGGCATTTTAATGCCAAGAAACGCTTAAACGAGAAGGGCAAATCTAACCTTTTAGGTGTAAAAGGAGGACTATGGGCCGAAACGGTGGTGACGGGCGACCGGCTGGACTATATGGTCTTTCCGCGTTTGTTTTCGCTGGCCGAACGTGCCTGGGCGCAGCGGAAAGCTTATGAAGATGATGCCAAATTTGATGTCAATACGTTTAACAAGGACTATAGTGAGTTTTTGAACAAGGTTAGCCAAGTGGAGCTACCAAAGATAGCGAAGACGGTTAAGTTTAGGTTGCCGGCGGTAGGCGTAAAGGAAATCAATGGCAAATTACACGCTAATGTGGAGTATGCTGGATTTCCGATTTACTACAGCACAGACGGCACGGTTCCTACCCTCAGCAGCTTACGCTACAACGCACCAATCGAGCTAAAAGCAGGTCAGGTGTATAGCTTTGTGGTATTGGACGCCGATGGCCGTCAAGGAACGGTTTCCGTTATTCAGAAATAGCGGAAAGCACGTCTTTGAGCTCAATATCCTGATGTGACGCATGGTATAAACAGGAGTCTCCCTGTAGCAGTAACAGCTGGGGAGACTCATGTCTTACCTGCCATTTTTCGGCAATATAATTGGACAGTGTCCGAAATTGAATAAGATCTAAGTAGTACAGCGAAAGGCCTTCCGGCAGTAAATCGAAATCATATTCAACGCTTCTTTTCGCCATGCTGCTGACTGGGCAACGGGTACTATGTTTAAAGACCAAAAAAGGTTGATTTGATGCGGCAAGTTC
This genomic window contains:
- a CDS encoding family 20 glycosylhydrolase — its product is MKIKNKICTTIASLCFAGVGCAAYGQVAQSPISLHWRKAASYNGKDNLELNLVLKNTGTQVVDLKNADLWFNAIFPIDERQATSYTLSDENGNLFRIRFADNVQIQPQDSLQLSYASKYPILNVSNVPNGFYLQDRSNPDVVSPLSLHATAIKPDANEQTLYWAKLYDKNASRQVSTARKPVLPTPKSIKEQQGQLVLEGAISYWVDPAFQSEMSNLQTFATMFGQLTFIGAEEKKAKVQVKKATGYGKEAYALRVNKDGVLIEASEGAGVFYALQSLRSLIAPKAFDSGALTLPLVDIKDEPRYAYRGFMLDISRNFKDKATILKYIDLLSHYKINTFHFHFIDDEGWRIEIAALPELTAVGANRTAAFGITGSGIQPSYGSGSGATSGHFLSRQDFIEILRYANQRHITVVPEIETPGHARASIKAMEARYQSFLAKGDRKEAEKYLLHDFEDQSVYSSAQYWNDNVMNVALPSVYTFIGVVLDEFKSMYAAAGLTLQKVSLGGDEVPNGSWEKSPKIKQLMDSTGMKSVYEVWPYYIAKVNKLCQEKGLQLAGWEEMGMVNKGKGMEVNQELASANIQLDVWNNLVGGGQEDLAYRLANAGYPTVYISANNNYFDMAWDTNFEEPGLKWASYADLYQSYTFLPENFFASIGHSVNGAKFEKGHFNAKKRLNEKGKSNLLGVKGGLWAETVVTGDRLDYMVFPRLFSLAERAWAQRKAYEDDAKFDVNTFNKDYSEFLNKVSQVELPKIAKTVKFRLPAVGVKEINGKLHANVEYAGFPIYYSTDGTVPTLSSLRYNAPIELKAGQVYSFVVLDADGRQGTVSVIQK
- the ytxJ gene encoding bacillithiol system redox-active protein YtxJ, producing MSWKPLTEQAQLEELAASNQPFLVFKHSTRCPVSSMAKRSVEYDFDLLPEGLSLYYLDLIQFRTLSNYIAEKWQVRHESPQLLLLQGDSCLYHASHQDIELKDVLSAISE